The following proteins come from a genomic window of Candidatus Equadaptatus faecalis:
- a CDS encoding RluA family pseudouridine synthase, whose translation MCAPQFLSDSPAENGSDLQQFAVDETLDGHRLDYAVSRLLGISRAFSAKLIKEGSAALIPERRVKPSLKIAFGDKINVQVPPVETLDLEPEDVPFEVVYSDEDVIVINKPAGLVVHPSPGHWTGTLVHGLLYRFPDMGSLNGVQRPGIVHRLDSTTSGLMVVARNGLAQEGLFRDFKARRVEKEYLALCNGTLPSPEGEIRYPIGRDPYNRLRQAVLADGRDAWTDYKTLWSRNGFSLVVCRLHTGRTHQIRVHLKALKCPLVGDRLYDPSRQSPFGAERVFLHSWKLCFSHPRSGEKMSFRAPLPSELSEYLKQVK comes from the coding sequence ATTTGCGCTCCCCAATTTTTATCTGACAGTCCGGCGGAAAACGGTTCCGATCTGCAACAGTTTGCCGTTGACGAAACGCTTGACGGTCACAGACTTGATTATGCCGTGTCCCGTCTGCTCGGCATCTCCCGCGCCTTTTCCGCAAAGCTTATAAAAGAAGGTTCTGCTGCCCTTATTCCTGAAAGACGTGTCAAACCGTCGCTTAAAATCGCCTTTGGCGACAAAATCAACGTACAGGTGCCGCCTGTTGAAACACTTGACCTTGAACCTGAAGACGTTCCGTTTGAGGTTGTCTATTCCGACGAAGACGTAATTGTAATCAACAAACCGGCAGGGCTTGTCGTCCACCCGTCACCGGGACACTGGACAGGTACGCTCGTTCACGGGCTGCTCTACCGTTTCCCTGATATGGGTTCGCTTAACGGCGTACAGCGCCCCGGGATAGTGCACAGACTTGACTCCACGACCTCAGGACTTATGGTCGTTGCGCGCAACGGGCTTGCACAGGAAGGATTGTTTCGCGATTTCAAAGCGCGCCGCGTTGAAAAAGAATACCTTGCGCTCTGCAACGGAACGCTGCCGTCTCCCGAAGGCGAAATACGCTATCCGATAGGCAGGGATCCGTACAACAGACTGCGTCAGGCTGTGCTTGCCGACGGGCGCGACGCATGGACGGATTACAAAACGCTGTGGAGCAGAAACGGCTTTTCACTTGTCGTATGCCGTCTGCACACTGGCAGAACGCACCAGATACGCGTTCATCTGAAAGCTCTCAAATGCCCTCTCGTCGGTGACAGACTCTATGACCCGTCGCGTCAGTCCCCGTTCGGCGCGGAAAGGGTATTTCTTCATTCCTGGAAGCTCTGTTTCTCACACCCGCGAAGCGGCGAAAAAATGAGCTTCCGTGCGCCGCTTCCCTCAGAACTCAGCGAATATTTGAAACAGGTGAAATAA